In Reichenbachiella agarivorans, one genomic interval encodes:
- a CDS encoding outer membrane protein assembly factor: MKKPVLLLLLFSLSTGAFAQSDTTQTDESNKLIQQLSFVPLPVIAANPAMGWMFGLAPAASWMMGPNSTTHRSSMVSTFIYTTKKQFLFTLKSNVFTDGDKWNLLGDWRYFVTSQPTYGLGTGSSSSILASTGFEYDDGKFSNGVDQAQMMKFNYLRFHETALKRIGDSRFFAGLGYHLDYHYNINDQLLDLDTIPPTFTSHYAYSIDRGFDPEGYVLSGISVNALFDSRDNAINPYSGRYGFASLRMNPEWLGSDQSSSLLWLEYRDYFNLSQSRKRHLIGVWTYGNFVVGGDVPYMDLPAVGWDQFGRSGRAYPQGRFRGEDIVYGEVEYRVPLQADKETFGAVVFLNATTTSNTDADIQLFDHIKPGYGVGLRIMVDKNARTNLSLDYGFGADGAKGFYLNVNETF; this comes from the coding sequence ATGAAAAAACCAGTCCTACTCCTACTTCTGTTTAGCCTCTCAACAGGGGCTTTTGCGCAAAGCGACACGACACAAACTGATGAAAGCAACAAGCTGATTCAACAGTTGTCGTTTGTTCCTCTGCCTGTGATTGCTGCAAACCCCGCTATGGGTTGGATGTTTGGTCTTGCCCCAGCAGCCAGCTGGATGATGGGGCCTAACAGTACGACCCATCGTTCGTCGATGGTGTCGACTTTTATTTATACTACTAAAAAACAATTTCTATTCACCCTAAAATCCAACGTATTTACTGATGGAGATAAATGGAATCTTTTGGGAGACTGGCGATACTTTGTGACCTCACAGCCTACTTACGGACTGGGTACTGGATCTTCGTCTTCCATTTTGGCCAGCACGGGTTTTGAGTACGACGATGGCAAGTTCAGCAATGGTGTGGATCAGGCACAGATGATGAAGTTTAATTACCTGCGTTTTCACGAGACTGCTTTGAAACGAATTGGAGACTCCCGTTTTTTTGCTGGTCTGGGTTATCATCTGGATTACCACTACAACATCAATGACCAGCTGTTGGATTTGGACACGATTCCTCCGACATTTACTTCACACTATGCTTATTCAATTGATCGTGGTTTCGATCCTGAAGGTTATGTACTGTCAGGAATCTCAGTCAACGCCCTGTTCGACAGCCGTGACAATGCTATCAACCCCTATAGTGGACGCTATGGTTTTGCCTCTCTGCGCATGAACCCAGAATGGCTGGGTAGTGACCAGAGTTCATCACTCTTGTGGTTAGAATACCGCGACTATTTCAACCTCAGCCAGTCGCGCAAAAGACACCTGATCGGTGTGTGGACTTATGGCAATTTTGTGGTGGGCGGCGATGTGCCGTACATGGACTTGCCTGCTGTCGGCTGGGATCAGTTTGGACGATCAGGCAGAGCCTATCCACAAGGTCGCTTTAGAGGTGAGGACATCGTCTATGGTGAAGTGGAATACCGCGTACCCCTCCAGGCCGATAAGGAGACCTTTGGTGCGGTGGTGTTCCTCAACGCCACCACCACCAGCAATACGGATGCAGATATTCAGCTTTTTGACCACATCAAACCTGGCTATGGCGTAGGACTCAGGATCATGGTTGACAAAAACGCCCGTACCAACCTGTCACTTGATTATGGTTTTGGTGCGGATGGAGCCAAAGGATTCTACCTGAATGTGAACGAGACTTTCTAA
- a CDS encoding arylsulfatase, protein MRTNKSIWTLIVACIFCMPLVHAQKKNKKPNILVIMGDDIGWFNTSAYNNGMMGYTTPNIDRIAKEGMRFTDAYAQQSCTAGRAAFITGQSPKRTGLLKIGMPGDPIGLQKEDPTIAEMLKPLGYSSGQFGKNHLGDLDKFLPTNHGFDVFFGNLYHLNAEEEPENPDYPKDPKFRKEYGPRGVIKATADGKVQDTGPLTKKRMETIDQEFLNGTMDFIEEQSKADKPFFCWFNTTRMHIFTHLPDEYEGKTGLGINADGYAQHDQQVGQLLDKLEELGIADNTIVIYTTDNGAEKFSWPDGGTNPFRGEKATTWEGGLRVPFMIKWPGKIEAGKVSNEIISLEDCLPTLVAAAGEDNVKGKLLSGYQGFKVHLDGYNFLPYLTGKEENGPRNEFFAFVDDGTLGAVRIGRWKFHFSTQDHEGLGAWTEMQTPHKAPLLVDLYADPFESAMESSSYYDDWVVRRMFAFEPLKDVVANFMATFKEYPVRQESGSFTPK, encoded by the coding sequence ATGAGAACAAACAAATCAATTTGGACGCTCATAGTCGCATGTATCTTTTGTATGCCACTGGTCCATGCCCAGAAAAAAAACAAAAAGCCCAACATCCTAGTGATCATGGGTGACGACATAGGCTGGTTCAATACCAGTGCCTACAACAATGGAATGATGGGCTATACCACGCCCAACATTGACCGCATAGCCAAAGAGGGAATGCGCTTTACCGATGCTTATGCGCAACAAAGTTGCACAGCCGGAAGAGCTGCATTTATTACAGGGCAATCTCCCAAAAGAACAGGACTGCTCAAAATCGGAATGCCTGGAGATCCTATAGGGTTACAAAAGGAAGACCCAACTATCGCTGAGATGCTGAAGCCACTTGGATACTCCAGTGGACAGTTTGGAAAAAACCACTTAGGTGACTTAGATAAGTTTCTTCCAACCAACCATGGCTTTGATGTTTTCTTTGGGAATTTGTACCATTTGAATGCAGAAGAAGAGCCAGAAAACCCTGATTATCCTAAAGACCCTAAGTTTAGAAAAGAATACGGCCCAAGAGGTGTGATCAAAGCAACTGCAGATGGTAAAGTTCAAGATACGGGACCTTTGACGAAGAAGCGTATGGAGACCATCGACCAAGAATTTTTGAATGGAACGATGGATTTTATAGAAGAGCAGAGCAAAGCAGACAAACCTTTCTTCTGTTGGTTCAATACTACCAGAATGCACATTTTCACGCATCTACCTGATGAGTATGAAGGAAAAACTGGTCTAGGTATCAATGCAGATGGTTATGCTCAGCATGACCAACAAGTTGGCCAGTTGCTGGATAAGCTTGAGGAACTTGGGATTGCGGACAACACCATTGTCATTTACACCACAGACAATGGTGCTGAGAAGTTTTCATGGCCTGATGGTGGCACCAATCCATTTAGAGGTGAAAAAGCCACTACTTGGGAAGGTGGCCTGAGAGTGCCTTTTATGATCAAGTGGCCGGGTAAAATTGAAGCTGGAAAAGTCTCAAATGAAATCATTTCTTTAGAAGACTGTTTGCCAACATTGGTGGCTGCTGCTGGTGAGGACAATGTCAAAGGCAAATTATTGAGTGGGTATCAAGGGTTCAAGGTGCACTTGGATGGTTACAACTTTTTGCCTTACCTCACAGGAAAAGAGGAAAATGGTCCCCGCAATGAGTTCTTTGCCTTTGTAGATGATGGCACTTTGGGAGCAGTTCGTATTGGACGTTGGAAGTTCCACTTCTCTACACAAGACCATGAAGGACTTGGCGCATGGACTGAAATGCAAACCCCACATAAAGCACCTCTATTGGTTGATTTATATGCAGACCCATTTGAATCTGCGATGGAAAGCTCTTCTTACTATGACGACTGGGTGGTACGCCGCATGTTTGCTTTTGAACCATTGAAAGATGTGGTAGCGAATTTCATGGCTACTTTTAAAGAATACCCCGTAAGACAAGAGTCTGGAAGTTTTACTCCTAAATAA
- a CDS encoding DUF1254 domain-containing protein: MMNKSILTLSLATAVLFTACQPQEKQQSAAPEPNHYESLASLPLEGGYPTAEVSRTLDEELYFQRATQTYLWALPAVNMYAMKEGLGKTFGEGYNVISVFEKRLKPQTIITTPNSDVIYALGFADLSKTGPLVLDVPPMLQGLLDDFWHRPLEGPERPDGTRFLGDIGFPGPDRGKGGKYLIVPEGYDGEVPEGYYLYTSKTNGVFIFQRGFFQSVDNLQPGVDAVEGIKIYPLEGEAIPMDFQHASDIPSDALFAHDFSYFEMLNRFIQSDRVDNIDPYMHGMLTAIGIKKGTAFNPTTRQKELLDQAAETAWRMAKNIAANFDGEPDGLWWNDRKWVAHAHTELDDFMHTLIDEEFRDRVTKHTDVNAKAHMYINHYSISTGMMSSIVGLGAKYGNAYKDSEGNYLMGENSYEITFPADMPAKLFTSLTLYDAETAAGVDAEGQVYPSLNTMNELVANEDGSVTFFIGPDNPDNKSNFIKTVPGRGWFSLFRFYGPEQAFFDRTYKPGDFVKVK; encoded by the coding sequence ATGATGAACAAATCCATCTTAACCCTATCTCTGGCTACTGCAGTATTGTTTACTGCATGCCAGCCACAAGAAAAGCAGCAAAGTGCTGCTCCTGAACCTAATCACTATGAAAGTTTGGCTAGTCTGCCGCTTGAGGGAGGTTACCCTACAGCGGAGGTGTCTCGCACACTGGACGAAGAACTTTATTTCCAACGTGCCACACAGACTTACCTATGGGCATTGCCGGCAGTCAACATGTACGCCATGAAGGAAGGCTTGGGCAAGACCTTTGGCGAAGGCTACAATGTAATCTCGGTCTTTGAGAAAAGGCTAAAACCCCAAACCATCATCACTACGCCCAACTCGGATGTGATCTATGCGCTGGGTTTTGCCGATCTGAGCAAAACAGGTCCTTTGGTGCTGGATGTACCTCCGATGCTACAGGGATTGTTGGATGACTTTTGGCACAGACCACTCGAAGGGCCAGAGCGCCCCGATGGCACCCGCTTCTTGGGAGACATTGGCTTCCCTGGACCAGATCGCGGCAAAGGAGGCAAGTACCTGATCGTACCTGAGGGCTATGACGGAGAAGTACCCGAAGGCTACTACCTCTATACCAGCAAAACCAATGGCGTATTTATCTTCCAGCGTGGTTTCTTCCAGTCTGTAGATAACCTACAACCAGGTGTAGATGCAGTAGAGGGCATCAAGATTTACCCGCTAGAGGGAGAGGCTATACCGATGGATTTTCAGCATGCCTCTGACATCCCATCAGATGCCTTGTTTGCGCATGACTTCTCTTATTTCGAAATGCTCAACCGCTTCATCCAAAGCGATCGTGTGGACAACATCGATCCATATATGCACGGCATGTTGACAGCTATCGGTATCAAAAAAGGTACAGCATTCAATCCAACAACTCGCCAAAAGGAGCTACTCGATCAGGCTGCTGAGACGGCCTGGCGCATGGCCAAAAACATCGCGGCTAATTTTGACGGAGAGCCTGACGGCCTGTGGTGGAACGACCGCAAATGGGTCGCTCATGCACATACAGAGCTTGATGATTTTATGCATACTTTGATAGACGAGGAATTTAGAGACAGAGTGACCAAGCATACAGATGTCAATGCCAAAGCGCACATGTACATCAATCACTACTCGATCAGTACAGGTATGATGTCGTCTATCGTCGGTTTGGGAGCCAAGTATGGCAATGCTTACAAAGACAGCGAGGGCAACTACCTCATGGGTGAAAACAGCTATGAAATTACCTTCCCTGCTGATATGCCTGCCAAGCTGTTTACCTCACTCACTTTGTATGACGCAGAGACCGCAGCGGGTGTAGATGCCGAGGGGCAAGTTTATCCTTCGCTCAATACCATGAACGAGTTGGTAGCCAACGAAGATGGTTCAGTGACCTTCTTCATAGGACCGGACAATCCAGACAACAAGTCCAACTTCATCAAAACCGTACCTGGCAGAGGCTGGTTTAGCTTGTTCCGCTTCTATGGACCAGAGCAGGCTTTCTTCGACCGTACATACAAGCCGGGCGACTTTGTGAAGGTGAAATAA
- a CDS encoding OmpA family protein, whose amino-acid sequence MHSFITIKNHILLVVAVVILWTIGSASVVQAQFSKKKHDSQAIADLDTLNGEWEFNIYKFPNVNKINYYQNKTELHRIQRLEHNRDWEKLYPALQQYIKNFGIRNFYVDTYWIWRLAKLTEIYGTDEEATSLYKLVLRHHHNNINIQELELYYDSLNTQETENFVPLDYYYKLVEHRKAIDTIRPPRGVLLNMGRKINSRHADYGPSIGLQNQVLIFTSKRNERMINLDYVKNEDLFISRRVDGYWELCTDLTQINTQYNEGSACLSKDGKTLYFSRCGSPYGLGNCDIFMASLSEDSVWTDIHNLGTNVNSISWDSHPSLSHTEDTLYFASDRIGGFGLSDIYFSYKNEHGAWMPAQNLGPIINTRHNEVSPFYHPEFEVLFFSSNGQLYKFGEFDIYKAYHKDAAWSEPINIGPLVNGRGSEFYFTMDSHSKDLYYARSATHDLDKLDLYSFPLPMEAQPEALTEIAGSLTDSLTGKPFTGIVSVIDLDDGVEVSPKYLKPDGSFEFDLINNKNYLLVIQGDEFFRIEEMFYLDGPMRFDEVTNHIASRVKFESIEFDPGKADLKGEMYGDLNKVVNFMYDNPDFFLRISGHTDKFGTEQFNLDLSIDRANTIRDYIVTFGGVAGDRVEAQGFGSNKPIVEEHTERDQNLNRRVEFEIYRPAKPLKEKTVDELTEEDFD is encoded by the coding sequence GTGCATAGTTTCATAACTATCAAAAACCATATACTTCTCGTAGTTGCTGTTGTAATCCTTTGGACAATTGGGTCGGCAAGTGTCGTACAGGCTCAATTCTCAAAGAAGAAGCATGACAGTCAAGCAATTGCAGACCTAGATACGCTCAATGGCGAGTGGGAATTCAATATTTATAAATTTCCCAACGTCAACAAAATCAACTACTACCAAAACAAAACAGAGCTCCATCGCATCCAAAGATTGGAACACAATCGCGACTGGGAAAAGCTGTATCCTGCACTCCAACAGTACATCAAAAACTTCGGTATTAGAAATTTCTATGTAGACACGTACTGGATCTGGAGACTAGCCAAATTGACAGAGATCTACGGCACGGACGAAGAGGCCACTTCTCTGTACAAGCTGGTGCTGCGTCATCATCACAACAATATCAATATCCAAGAGCTCGAACTGTACTATGACTCATTGAACACCCAGGAGACCGAAAATTTCGTTCCGCTAGACTACTACTACAAACTCGTCGAGCATCGAAAAGCCATCGACACCATCCGGCCACCCCGTGGCGTATTGCTCAACATGGGAAGAAAAATCAACTCCCGCCATGCTGACTATGGACCTTCTATTGGGCTTCAAAACCAAGTTCTCATCTTTACATCCAAGAGAAACGAAAGAATGATCAATCTGGACTATGTCAAAAATGAAGACTTGTTCATCAGTCGCCGCGTAGATGGCTATTGGGAACTCTGTACCGACCTGACACAAATCAACACCCAATACAACGAAGGTTCTGCGTGTCTGAGCAAGGATGGCAAGACACTCTACTTCTCCAGATGTGGATCTCCGTATGGCTTGGGTAATTGCGATATATTCATGGCGAGTCTGAGTGAAGACAGTGTCTGGACAGATATTCATAACCTCGGTACCAATGTCAACAGCATCAGTTGGGATTCTCATCCTTCTCTGTCACATACCGAAGACACGCTTTATTTTGCCTCAGACCGAATCGGTGGCTTTGGTCTGTCTGACATCTACTTCAGCTACAAAAACGAACATGGCGCATGGATGCCCGCCCAAAACCTCGGCCCCATCATCAACACCCGCCACAACGAAGTGAGTCCCTTCTATCACCCTGAGTTCGAAGTATTGTTCTTTAGCTCCAATGGGCAACTCTACAAATTCGGCGAGTTTGACATCTACAAAGCCTACCACAAGGATGCGGCTTGGAGTGAGCCAATCAATATTGGTCCGCTGGTCAACGGGCGAGGCAGTGAGTTTTATTTCACGATGGATTCTCACTCCAAAGACCTGTACTACGCCCGCTCCGCAACCCATGATCTCGACAAACTCGATTTGTACTCCTTTCCACTACCCATGGAGGCACAGCCAGAGGCACTGACCGAGATCGCAGGATCACTGACAGATTCTCTGACTGGCAAGCCTTTTACAGGTATCGTGTCCGTGATTGATCTCGATGATGGTGTGGAGGTTTCTCCCAAATACCTAAAACCTGATGGTTCGTTTGAGTTTGATTTGATCAATAACAAAAACTACTTACTAGTCATACAAGGTGATGAATTCTTCCGAATCGAAGAAATGTTCTACCTAGATGGTCCGATGCGCTTTGATGAGGTCACCAACCACATCGCCAGTCGTGTCAAATTCGAATCGATCGAATTTGATCCTGGCAAGGCAGATTTGAAGGGTGAAATGTATGGTGATCTCAACAAAGTGGTCAACTTCATGTACGACAACCCAGATTTCTTCTTGAGGATTTCAGGACATACGGACAAGTTTGGTACCGAACAATTCAACCTCGATTTGTCGATAGATCGAGCCAACACCATCCGTGACTACATTGTTACCTTTGGGGGTGTAGCAGGTGACCGTGTAGAAGCACAAGGATTTGGGAGTAACAAACCGATTGTAGAGGAGCACACCGAGAGAGATCAAAACCTCAATAGAAGAGTCGAATTTGAAATCTATAGACCAGCCAAGCCGCTAAAAGAAAAAACCGTGGATGAGCTGACCGAAGAGGATTTTGATTAG
- the lon gene encoding endopeptidase La encodes MFSTSSFSDLSDEDAGDLIPLDLTGDETEIHQDDLPEDLPILPLKNAVLFPGVVIPITVGRQKSIRLVKKAYRSNKIIGVTAQKNPLAEDPKEGEIYKTGTVAKILKMLVLPDGNTTIIIQGKKRMNIEQIVQENPYMTAKVKLLNEDFESGEESHTKAIIHSLKDAAKKILKLNPDIPKEAQIALESIDSFSFLTHFLCSNINTDVKDKQKLLDINNGSKRAEQLLQYMLKDIQVLELRHEIQNKVNTDIDQQQRDYYLRQQMKVLQDELGQGSPEQEIDDLRAAGAKKNWPDEVEEHFNKEIDKILRMNPMAAEYPVAMNYAELLVELPWNDMSHDNFDLKRAKKILDRDHFGLEKVKDRIIEYLAVRKLKNDLKGPIICLFGPPGVGKTSLGKSIAKALNREYVRMSLGGVHDEAEIRGHRKTYIGAMPGKVIQNINKAKFSNPVFVLDEIDKISTEFRGDPSSALLEVLDPEQNNAFKDNFLEVEYDLSKVLFIATANSLDTIQPALRDRMEIIEVTGYTMEEKVEIAKKHLFPKQLEEHGLKATDLSMDKKAIAKVIDDYTRESGVRTLERKIGTIVRDAAKSLAMEESYQKKVTVDEVRRILGAEIYDKELYQNNKMAGVVTGLAWTSVGGEILFIESSLSRGKGKLTLSGQLGDVMKESAVTALSYLKSNAEKLNIDYRTFDNYDLHVHVPAGAVPKDGPSAGITMLTSLASIFTQRMIKDKLAMTGEITLRGKVLPVGGIKEKMLAAKRAGIKEIILCNKNKKDIEEIDERYVKDLTFHFVDTVDEVLEIALLQQKVQDPVKFELTEKSN; translated from the coding sequence ATGTTTTCTACAAGCTCCTTTTCAGATCTCAGTGATGAAGATGCAGGTGATTTGATCCCTCTAGATTTGACTGGAGACGAAACCGAAATACATCAAGACGATCTTCCAGAAGATCTCCCCATATTACCTCTCAAAAACGCAGTTTTATTTCCAGGTGTGGTGATCCCAATTACCGTAGGGAGACAAAAATCCATCAGGCTGGTCAAGAAGGCCTACCGCAGCAACAAGATCATCGGGGTGACTGCACAGAAAAACCCCTTGGCTGAAGACCCTAAAGAGGGAGAAATTTACAAGACAGGTACAGTGGCTAAAATCTTGAAAATGCTGGTGTTGCCAGATGGCAATACCACGATTATCATTCAAGGTAAAAAGCGGATGAATATTGAGCAGATTGTGCAAGAAAATCCCTACATGACTGCCAAAGTCAAGTTACTCAATGAGGATTTTGAGTCAGGAGAGGAGAGCCATACCAAAGCTATCATTCATTCCTTGAAGGATGCGGCTAAGAAGATTTTGAAGCTGAACCCAGATATTCCTAAGGAAGCACAAATTGCCTTGGAGAGTATTGACAGTTTTAGCTTTTTGACCCACTTTCTATGCTCCAACATCAATACGGATGTCAAGGACAAGCAGAAGTTGCTAGATATTAACAATGGATCCAAACGCGCCGAGCAGCTCCTTCAATACATGCTCAAGGATATTCAGGTGCTGGAACTCAGACATGAGATTCAAAACAAAGTGAATACCGATATTGATCAGCAACAGAGAGACTATTATCTCCGTCAGCAGATGAAGGTGCTGCAAGACGAGCTCGGCCAGGGTAGCCCAGAACAAGAAATAGATGATTTGAGAGCTGCTGGTGCTAAGAAAAACTGGCCAGATGAGGTTGAGGAGCATTTCAACAAGGAGATTGACAAAATCCTGAGAATGAATCCTATGGCAGCAGAATATCCGGTAGCGATGAATTATGCCGAACTGCTGGTAGAGCTGCCATGGAACGATATGTCTCATGATAATTTTGATCTGAAACGAGCCAAAAAAATCTTGGATCGTGATCATTTTGGATTGGAAAAAGTCAAAGACAGAATCATTGAGTACCTCGCCGTGAGAAAACTGAAAAATGACTTGAAAGGGCCGATTATTTGTCTTTTTGGCCCTCCTGGTGTAGGTAAGACATCACTAGGTAAGTCAATTGCCAAAGCCCTCAACCGTGAGTATGTCAGGATGTCACTCGGTGGTGTGCATGACGAGGCAGAGATTCGTGGGCATCGCAAGACCTACATTGGCGCCATGCCAGGCAAGGTGATTCAGAACATCAACAAGGCCAAATTTTCTAATCCAGTATTCGTGTTGGATGAGATAGACAAGATATCAACAGAGTTTAGAGGTGATCCATCGTCTGCCTTGTTGGAGGTTTTAGATCCCGAGCAAAACAACGCGTTCAAGGATAATTTCTTGGAGGTAGAATATGACCTGTCCAAAGTTTTGTTCATCGCGACAGCCAATTCACTCGATACGATACAGCCAGCTCTGAGAGACAGAATGGAGATCATCGAGGTGACGGGCTATACCATGGAAGAAAAAGTGGAGATCGCTAAGAAGCATTTGTTTCCTAAGCAATTGGAAGAACATGGGTTGAAAGCTACCGACCTATCTATGGATAAGAAGGCCATAGCCAAAGTGATTGATGACTACACGAGAGAGTCTGGTGTGAGAACACTGGAGCGCAAGATCGGAACCATCGTGAGGGATGCTGCCAAGTCTCTTGCTATGGAAGAATCTTATCAGAAGAAAGTAACTGTTGATGAGGTGAGACGAATCTTGGGAGCAGAAATCTACGATAAGGAGCTGTATCAAAACAACAAGATGGCTGGTGTGGTCACTGGTCTGGCTTGGACATCAGTGGGCGGAGAAATTTTGTTCATCGAATCCAGTTTGAGCAGAGGCAAAGGCAAGTTGACCTTGTCAGGTCAATTGGGAGATGTGATGAAGGAATCAGCTGTCACGGCCTTGTCATACTTGAAGTCAAACGCCGAGAAGCTAAACATTGATTACAGGACATTTGACAACTATGATTTGCACGTGCATGTGCCTGCGGGTGCTGTACCCAAGGATGGACCATCAGCAGGGATCACCATGTTGACCTCATTGGCATCGATATTTACCCAAAGAATGATCAAAGACAAGCTGGCAATGACAGGTGAGATTACTTTGAGAGGTAAAGTATTGCCAGTGGGCGGGATCAAGGAGAAAATGTTGGCCGCCAAGAGAGCAGGCATCAAGGAGATTATTCTCTGCAATAAGAACAAAAAGGATATCGAAGAGATTGATGAGCGATATGTCAAGGATCTGACCTTCCATTTTGTCGATACTGTAGACGAAGTGTTGGAGATTGCACTGTTACAGCAAAAGGTCCAGGATCCGGTGAAATTTGAGTTGACCGAAAAAAGCAATTAA
- the porQ gene encoding type IX secretion system protein PorQ translates to MKKPVLILLLIFQAGLLCAQLDASHSYDFLNLPVGARVAGLGGVVISSTDQDVNLFLSNPALLDSVNHNHISWSHLSYYADVQYNSFAYAWNLKRLGPIGIGVQHMGYGEFDSYDLAGNALGKTSANETAVVLSHSHTLGLFTMGANLRFISSNIDSYGSSALTMDLGGTFTHPTHELQVALLFKNMGVVFSDYTGSSESTLPFDVQMGVTFKPEHMPFRFSVTAYNLGKSGSVYYDADFSEDDEPGKVDEIFRHINLGTEVVISQNFQLRVGYNHLIRKELKMEEKQGLAGISLGAMVRIKMFELSYTFTTYHIDSGRSYFTITSNLNKVFKKKSII, encoded by the coding sequence ATGAAGAAACCTGTATTGATCCTATTGTTGATATTTCAAGCAGGTCTTTTGTGTGCGCAACTGGATGCAAGTCACTCCTATGATTTTTTAAATTTGCCTGTTGGTGCGAGAGTAGCTGGTCTGGGAGGTGTGGTGATATCTTCAACAGATCAGGATGTAAATCTATTTTTGTCCAATCCAGCATTGTTGGACTCTGTCAATCACAACCATATATCATGGAGTCATCTGAGTTATTATGCGGATGTGCAGTACAATTCTTTTGCCTATGCATGGAATCTCAAAAGGTTGGGACCTATAGGTATTGGCGTACAGCATATGGGTTATGGTGAGTTTGATAGTTATGACCTAGCTGGCAATGCTTTGGGTAAGACCTCTGCCAACGAAACAGCCGTGGTTTTGTCTCATAGCCATACCTTAGGTTTGTTCACCATGGGAGCCAATCTCAGGTTTATTTCGTCCAATATTGACAGCTATGGGTCGAGTGCGTTGACGATGGACTTAGGGGGGACATTTACCCATCCCACACATGAGCTGCAGGTAGCTTTGTTATTTAAGAACATGGGCGTGGTGTTTTCAGACTATACAGGTAGTTCTGAATCCACTCTGCCGTTTGATGTACAGATGGGTGTGACTTTCAAACCAGAGCACATGCCGTTTAGGTTTTCGGTGACGGCATACAATCTGGGTAAATCTGGGTCAGTGTATTACGATGCTGACTTTTCTGAAGACGATGAACCAGGAAAGGTGGATGAAATTTTTCGTCACATCAATTTGGGAACAGAAGTAGTCATCAGTCAAAATTTTCAATTGAGAGTCGGATACAATCACTTGATCAGAAAGGAATTGAAAATGGAGGAGAAACAAGGATTGGCTGGTATTTCGTTGGGCGCTATGGTGAGGATCAAAATGTTTGAACTATCGTACACCTTCACGACGTACCATATAGACAGTGGTAGGAGTTATTTTACCATTACCAGTAATTTGAATAAAGTTTTTAAGAAAAAATCAATCATATAA